The Vibrio tarriae genome includes a window with the following:
- a CDS encoding DUF1853 family protein: MSKNGGDQMELKHLMDWVIRTPALFQAKAPLVSKAPFSKTTREQWPDYQGNPRLGFLYQHLCAQLFTETPFYNAVSEEIQLVNEGKTVGSLDFLAKNRKTEHYEHWEVAVKFYLLHQGYWYGPNAEDRLDIKLDHMLNHQLPLSQHPLFIEQHPLWAGASQHLLMQGRLYTNPFSDEPIPTDCLGYPLNTSQIQGYWCFQSEQHLIDEPLYQLEKSDWLTGRKADSEPYTEHADGFVHCQSESGKFWFIVPNQWPQR; this comes from the coding sequence ATGTCAAAAAATGGTGGTGATCAGATGGAGTTAAAACACTTAATGGATTGGGTGATTCGCACCCCTGCCCTATTTCAAGCCAAAGCGCCTTTGGTCAGCAAAGCGCCATTTAGCAAAACAACTCGAGAGCAGTGGCCAGACTATCAGGGCAATCCACGATTAGGCTTTCTCTATCAACATCTTTGTGCTCAATTATTCACCGAAACGCCATTTTACAATGCGGTTTCAGAAGAAATTCAGCTCGTTAATGAAGGGAAAACCGTCGGTTCATTGGATTTTTTAGCTAAAAACCGTAAAACTGAACACTATGAACATTGGGAAGTGGCAGTCAAATTTTATCTGCTCCACCAAGGATATTGGTACGGCCCTAATGCCGAAGATCGTTTGGATATCAAACTTGACCATATGCTCAACCACCAACTGCCGCTATCACAACATCCGCTTTTTATTGAACAACATCCACTCTGGGCTGGTGCATCACAACATTTATTAATGCAGGGTCGTCTTTATACCAATCCATTTTCTGATGAGCCAATCCCGACCGATTGCCTTGGCTACCCGCTCAATACTAGCCAGATTCAAGGCTATTGGTGTTTCCAGAGTGAGCAGCACTTAATCGATGAACCTTTATATCAGCTTGAAAAGTCAGATTGGTTGACGGGACGGAAAGCAGACTCTGAACCCTATACAGAACACGCAGATGGGTTTGTGCATTGCCAATCTGAATCTGGGAAATTCTGGTTTATTGTGCCAAACCAGTGGCCACAGCGTTAA
- a CDS encoding Nif3-like dinuclear metal center hexameric protein codes for MNNLQLEALLNETLSPQLIKDYCPNGLQVEGKAEVKRIVTGVTASLALIDAAIELKADALLVHHGYFWKNEPEAIRGMKGRRIRTLIQNDLNLYAYHLPLDIHPQLGNNAQLAQRLGICVDGGLEGHPQSVAMFGHFLQPLTGEELAHRIGQVLNRTPLHIAPDQADKLIETVGWCTGGGQDYIELAASRGLDAFISGEISERTTYTAREQSIHYFSAGHHATERYGIKALGEWLAENHGFDVTFIDIDNPV; via the coding sequence ATGAACAATTTACAGCTAGAAGCGTTGCTAAATGAGACATTGTCCCCACAGTTAATTAAAGATTATTGTCCTAATGGTTTACAAGTCGAAGGCAAAGCGGAGGTCAAACGAATTGTCACCGGTGTGACCGCGAGTTTAGCGCTGATTGACGCTGCGATTGAGCTCAAAGCCGATGCATTATTGGTGCATCACGGTTATTTTTGGAAAAATGAACCCGAGGCCATTCGAGGTATGAAAGGTCGCCGGATACGTACGCTTATCCAAAATGATCTTAATCTGTATGCCTACCATCTGCCTTTGGATATTCATCCACAGTTGGGCAACAATGCTCAGCTTGCGCAGCGACTCGGGATTTGCGTTGATGGTGGGTTGGAAGGGCATCCTCAATCAGTTGCGATGTTTGGGCACTTTTTACAACCGTTAACCGGAGAAGAATTAGCTCATCGGATTGGCCAAGTCCTGAATCGTACACCTTTGCATATTGCTCCCGATCAAGCCGATAAGCTGATTGAAACTGTCGGTTGGTGTACGGGTGGTGGGCAAGACTATATTGAACTCGCGGCTAGCCGAGGTTTAGATGCCTTTATTTCTGGAGAAATCTCGGAGCGGACAACCTATACGGCACGCGAACAGTCGATCCATTACTTTTCCGCAGGTCACCATGCTACCGAGCGCTACGGAATTAAAGCACTAGGGGAATGGCTCGCGGAAAATCACGGCTTTGATGTGACCTTCATTGATATTGATAATCCAGTTTAG
- a CDS encoding citrate synthase yields the protein MADKKATLHIEGKAPIELPIMDGSLGPQVIDVRTLGSNGYFTFDPGFLATASCESQITYIDGAKGILLHRGYPIDQLANNADYLEVCYILLYGEAPNRKQYEEFKKIVTRHTMVHEQIASFFHGFRRDAHPMAVMCGVVGALAAFYHDSLDINNDTHREIAAYRLLSKMPTLAAMCYKYSVGQPFIYPRNDLSYAENFLHMMFATPCEEYEVNPIVARAMDKIFTLHADHEQNASTSTVRLAGSSGANPFACIAAGIASLWGPAHGGANEACLRMLEEIGSVDKIPEYVRRAKDKDDPFRLMGFGHRVYKNYDPRATVMREACHEVLKELSIQDPLLDVAMELERIALSDEYFIEKKLYPNVDFYSGIILKAIGIPVSMFTVIFAMSRTIGWIAHWNEMHSDPDNRIGRPRQLYTGQKLRDFTPLHERS from the coding sequence ATGGCGGATAAGAAAGCGACCCTTCACATCGAAGGTAAAGCGCCAATCGAATTGCCAATTATGGATGGATCGCTTGGTCCACAAGTGATTGACGTTCGTACTTTAGGCTCAAACGGTTACTTTACTTTTGACCCGGGTTTTCTTGCCACTGCATCCTGTGAATCTCAAATTACTTATATCGATGGCGCTAAGGGCATTCTGTTGCACCGCGGCTATCCTATCGATCAGTTAGCCAATAACGCTGATTACTTGGAAGTGTGTTACATCCTTCTTTACGGTGAAGCCCCTAATCGTAAGCAATATGAAGAGTTCAAGAAAATCGTTACTCGTCACACTATGGTTCATGAACAGATCGCGAGCTTTTTCCACGGTTTCCGCCGTGATGCTCACCCGATGGCTGTGATGTGTGGTGTGGTGGGTGCGTTAGCTGCTTTCTATCACGATTCACTCGATATCAATAACGACACCCACCGAGAAATTGCGGCTTATCGTCTGCTTTCCAAAATGCCGACCTTGGCTGCGATGTGTTACAAATACTCGGTTGGTCAACCGTTTATCTACCCACGTAACGATTTGAGTTATGCAGAAAACTTCCTGCACATGATGTTTGCCACACCTTGTGAGGAGTATGAAGTGAATCCTATCGTGGCTCGTGCCATGGATAAGATTTTCACTCTGCATGCGGATCATGAACAAAATGCATCGACATCGACGGTACGTCTGGCAGGTTCATCGGGCGCTAACCCATTTGCGTGTATCGCAGCAGGTATCGCTTCTCTTTGGGGTCCTGCACATGGTGGCGCAAACGAAGCTTGTTTACGTATGCTTGAAGAGATCGGCTCTGTTGATAAGATTCCTGAATACGTAAGACGTGCAAAAGACAAAGATGACCCATTCCGTCTAATGGGCTTTGGTCACCGCGTGTACAAAAACTACGACCCACGTGCCACGGTAATGCGTGAAGCGTGTCATGAAGTACTTAAAGAGCTAAGCATTCAAGATCCACTGCTCGATGTCGCGATGGAGCTTGAGCGCATTGCGCTGTCTGATGAGTACTTTATTGAGAAGAAACTCTATCCTAACGTCGATTTCTACTCAGGCATCATTCTGAAAGCCATTGGTATTCCTGTTTCTATGTTCACGGTGATCTTCGCGATGTCTCGTACTATCGGTTGGATTGCTCACTGGAATGAAATGCACAGCGATCCGGACAACCGTATCGGTCGTCCACGTCAGTTGTACACAGGTCAAAAACTGCGCGATTTCACACCCTTGCATGAACGCAGTTAA
- the sdhD gene encoding succinate dehydrogenase, hydrophobic membrane anchor protein — translation MVKHVSSFGRNGVHDYLLIRASAIILVLYTIYIVSFCAFTDISYVAWTQFFGSTFTKVFTMLALVSVLIHGWIGLWQVLTDYIKCSKLRAGLQLVVIAVLLGYFFSGLFVLWGA, via the coding sequence ATGGTAAAGCATGTCTCTTCCTTTGGTCGTAATGGTGTTCACGATTACTTATTGATCCGCGCTTCAGCGATCATCTTAGTTTTGTACACTATTTATATCGTGAGTTTTTGCGCGTTCACGGACATCTCTTATGTCGCGTGGACTCAATTCTTTGGTAGTACGTTCACCAAAGTCTTCACAATGTTGGCATTAGTTTCAGTATTGATTCATGGCTGGATTGGCCTATGGCAAGTACTGACGGATTACATTAAGTGCTCCAAATTGCGAGCGGGGCTGCAACTTGTGGTCATCGCCGTTCTACTTGGATACTTCTTCTCTGGCCTATTTGTATTGTGGGGTGCCTAA
- the sdhA gene encoding succinate dehydrogenase flavoprotein subunit produces the protein MTIPVRSFDAVVIGAGGAGMRAALQISEQGLTCALLSKVFPTRSHTVSAQGGITVALGNSHKDDWQWHMYDTVKGSDYIGDQNAIEYMCKNGPESVIELERMGLPFSRFENGTIYQRPFGGQSKEFGGEQAARTAAAADRTGHALLHTLYQQNVKHKTTIFSEWYALDLVKNQDGAVLGCTAICMETGEICYFKAKATVLATGGAGRIYASTTNAHINTGDGVGMALRAGVPMQDMEMWQFHPTGIAGAGVLVTEGCRGEGGYLLNKDGERFMERYAPNAKDLAGRDVVARSMMIEIREGRGCDGPWGPHIKLKLDHLGRDVLESRLPGICELSRTFAHVDPVKEPIPVIPTCHYMMGGVPTQVSGQAIKQDSHGKDVEVQGLFACGEIASVSVHGANRLGGNSLLDLVVFGRATGLHLGETLRAQAEARPATASDIEASLARTMRWENSKGGEDPVVIRKDLQRCMQNNFSVFREGKAMAEGLEELKVIRERLKNAHLADKSTEFNTQRIECLELDNLMETAFSTAVAANYRTESRGAHARFDYPERDDENWLCHSIYNPETEQMSKREVNMTPIYRDPFPPKVRTY, from the coding sequence GTGACTATTCCAGTTCGTTCTTTTGACGCCGTAGTAATCGGCGCAGGTGGTGCAGGCATGCGTGCTGCACTACAAATTTCTGAGCAAGGCCTAACTTGCGCACTGCTTTCAAAAGTTTTCCCAACTCGTTCTCATACGGTATCCGCTCAAGGCGGCATTACTGTGGCTTTGGGTAACTCACATAAAGATGATTGGCAGTGGCATATGTATGACACGGTAAAAGGTTCCGACTATATCGGCGACCAAAATGCCATCGAATACATGTGTAAAAACGGCCCGGAATCCGTGATTGAACTCGAGCGCATGGGGCTGCCTTTTTCTCGTTTTGAGAACGGCACGATTTATCAGCGTCCTTTTGGCGGTCAGTCAAAAGAGTTCGGTGGCGAACAAGCTGCTCGTACGGCAGCAGCAGCAGACCGTACTGGTCATGCTCTATTACACACGCTTTACCAACAAAACGTTAAACATAAAACCACCATTTTCTCGGAATGGTATGCGCTGGATCTGGTTAAAAACCAAGATGGTGCTGTGCTCGGTTGTACTGCAATCTGCATGGAAACAGGCGAAATTTGCTACTTCAAAGCCAAAGCAACAGTGCTTGCGACAGGCGGTGCAGGTCGTATTTACGCTTCAACCACCAACGCACACATTAACACAGGCGATGGTGTCGGTATGGCTTTGCGTGCTGGCGTACCAATGCAAGATATGGAAATGTGGCAATTCCACCCAACGGGTATCGCGGGTGCTGGTGTTCTGGTTACAGAAGGCTGTCGTGGCGAAGGCGGCTATCTACTGAATAAAGATGGTGAGCGTTTCATGGAACGTTATGCACCTAACGCTAAAGATCTAGCAGGTCGTGACGTGGTTGCACGTTCAATGATGATCGAAATCCGTGAAGGTCGTGGCTGTGACGGCCCTTGGGGTCCACACATCAAACTGAAACTGGATCACTTAGGTCGCGATGTATTGGAATCTCGCCTACCGGGTATCTGTGAACTATCACGTACCTTTGCTCACGTGGACCCAGTGAAAGAACCTATTCCTGTTATCCCAACCTGTCACTACATGATGGGTGGTGTACCAACGCAAGTGTCTGGTCAAGCGATCAAACAAGACAGCCATGGTAAAGATGTTGAAGTGCAAGGCTTGTTTGCTTGTGGTGAAATCGCTTCTGTATCAGTACATGGTGCCAACCGTTTAGGCGGCAACTCACTGCTAGATCTTGTCGTATTTGGCCGCGCAACGGGCCTACATCTTGGTGAAACCTTGCGTGCTCAAGCTGAGGCTCGCCCTGCGACTGCATCGGATATCGAAGCTTCGCTGGCTCGCACTATGCGTTGGGAAAACAGCAAAGGTGGCGAAGATCCTGTCGTGATTCGTAAAGATCTGCAGCGCTGCATGCAAAACAACTTCTCGGTATTCCGTGAAGGTAAGGCGATGGCTGAGGGGCTGGAAGAACTCAAAGTCATTCGCGAGCGTTTGAAAAATGCCCATCTGGCGGACAAATCAACCGAATTTAACACTCAACGTATTGAGTGTTTAGAGTTGGACAACCTGATGGAAACAGCATTTTCGACCGCAGTAGCAGCAAACTACCGTACTGAAAGCCGTGGCGCACATGCACGTTTTGACTATCCAGAGCGTGATGATGAGAACTGGTTGTGCCATTCAATCTACAATCCGGAAACGGAACAGATGAGTAAGCGTGAGGTTAACATGACTCCGATTTACCGTGACCCGTTCCCACCTAAAGTGCGTACATATTAA
- the sucA gene encoding 2-oxoglutarate dehydrogenase E1 component, protein MHNGVMKAWLESSHLAGANATYVEDLYELYLSDPDLVSEEWKRVFDGLPAHPTNVVEQPHSRVRDYFRRLAQETKHYNVQVSDPEVDAKQVKVLQLINAYRFRGHEAAKLDPLGLWNRPEVAELNPSFHNLTQEDMEETFNVGSFAIGKDTMKLKDIYQSLQKIYCGSVGAEYMHITDTEQKRWIQQRLEPVVGTPVFSKEEKRTFLEELTAAEGLERYLGAKFPGAKRFSLEGGDALVPMTKEMIRHAGASGMREVVIGMAHRGRLNMLVNVLGKKPQDLFDEFAGKHGEGWGTGDVKYHQGFSADFATPGGDVHLALAFNPSHLEIVNPVVMGSVRARQDRLGDEDGSKVLPITIHGDSAIAGQGVVAETFNMSQARGFCVGGTVRIVVNNQVGFTTSNPRDTRSTMYCTDIAKMVQAPIFHVNSDDPEAVAFVTRLALDYRNEFKRDVVIDLVCYRRHGHNEADEPNATQPLMYQKIKKHPTPRKLYADVLTERGECDLETATQLVNEYRDALDHGEVVVKEWRPMAMHSVDWSPYLGHDWHIPWNSEYAIERLQDLGRRVCQYPESHVLHSRVEKIYQDRLSMISGEKMLDWGMAETLAYATLLDDGKRIRISGQDSGRGTFFHRHAVLHNQNDASTYIPLSQIHAGQGTFEVFDSVLSEEAVLAFEYGYATAEPSGLTLWEAQFGDFANGAQVVIDQFISSGEQKWGRLCGLTMLLPHGYEGQGPEHSSARLERYLQLCAEQNMQVVVPSTPAQVYHMIRRQVVRPMRRPLVVMSPKSLLRHPLCVSSMEDLAQGTFQPAIGEIDALNPAQVKRVVFCSGKVYYDLLEQRRANEQQDVAIVRIEQLYPFPLEEVQAAIANYTNVVDYVWCQEEPQNQGAWYSSQHNFRAAIPAGADLKYAGRPASASPAVGYMSVHMKQQKALIEDALTLA, encoded by the coding sequence ATGCACAACGGCGTGATGAAGGCATGGCTCGAGTCTTCACACTTGGCTGGCGCCAATGCAACTTACGTAGAAGATCTCTACGAACTGTATCTAAGTGATCCCGATCTGGTAAGTGAGGAGTGGAAACGTGTTTTTGATGGGTTGCCTGCGCACCCAACGAATGTGGTTGAACAACCGCACTCACGCGTCCGTGACTACTTCCGACGACTCGCTCAAGAGACTAAGCATTACAATGTCCAAGTTAGTGATCCTGAAGTCGATGCAAAACAAGTAAAAGTACTGCAGCTAATTAACGCATACCGTTTCCGCGGTCATGAAGCTGCCAAGCTTGACCCTCTCGGTTTATGGAACCGCCCTGAAGTGGCGGAGCTGAATCCCTCATTCCATAATTTGACCCAAGAAGATATGGAAGAGACCTTCAACGTGGGCTCCTTTGCGATTGGCAAAGACACGATGAAGCTGAAAGATATCTATCAATCCCTACAAAAAATCTACTGTGGCTCTGTCGGTGCAGAATACATGCACATCACCGACACTGAGCAGAAGCGTTGGATTCAACAGCGCCTCGAACCGGTTGTGGGTACCCCTGTATTCAGTAAAGAAGAAAAGCGTACTTTCCTTGAAGAGCTGACTGCAGCTGAAGGCTTAGAGCGCTATCTTGGTGCGAAATTCCCAGGCGCTAAGCGATTCTCTCTCGAAGGTGGGGATGCCTTAGTTCCTATGACCAAAGAGATGATCCGTCACGCGGGTGCCAGTGGCATGCGTGAAGTGGTGATTGGGATGGCGCACCGTGGTCGCTTGAACATGCTGGTCAACGTTCTGGGTAAAAAACCACAAGATCTGTTTGATGAGTTTGCCGGTAAACATGGCGAAGGCTGGGGCACAGGTGATGTGAAATATCACCAAGGTTTCTCCGCTGACTTTGCGACACCGGGCGGTGATGTTCACTTAGCACTGGCTTTCAACCCATCGCATCTTGAGATTGTGAACCCTGTTGTGATGGGCTCAGTGCGCGCGCGTCAAGACCGCCTAGGTGATGAAGATGGCAGTAAAGTGCTACCTATCACTATCCATGGTGACTCTGCGATTGCCGGACAAGGTGTGGTGGCTGAAACCTTCAACATGTCTCAAGCGCGTGGTTTCTGCGTCGGTGGTACAGTACGTATCGTGGTCAATAACCAAGTGGGCTTCACGACATCAAACCCACGCGATACTCGTTCAACCATGTACTGTACCGATATTGCCAAGATGGTACAGGCACCGATTTTCCACGTGAATTCAGACGATCCTGAAGCTGTAGCCTTTGTCACTCGTCTAGCGCTTGATTACCGTAATGAATTCAAACGCGATGTGGTCATTGATCTGGTGTGTTATCGCCGTCATGGTCATAACGAAGCGGATGAGCCAAACGCAACTCAGCCGTTGATGTACCAAAAAATCAAGAAGCATCCAACACCTCGCAAGCTATATGCAGATGTGTTAACTGAGCGTGGTGAGTGCGATCTTGAAACCGCGACACAACTGGTGAATGAATATCGCGATGCCTTAGATCACGGTGAAGTGGTGGTCAAAGAGTGGCGTCCAATGGCGATGCACTCTGTGGACTGGTCACCGTATTTAGGTCATGACTGGCATATTCCTTGGAATAGCGAATATGCGATCGAGCGATTGCAAGATCTTGGTCGTCGTGTTTGTCAATATCCGGAAAGCCATGTTCTGCATAGCCGTGTAGAAAAAATCTACCAAGATCGTCTCTCTATGATCTCTGGCGAGAAGATGCTGGATTGGGGTATGGCTGAAACGCTTGCGTATGCCACATTGCTTGATGATGGTAAGCGCATCCGTATCTCGGGTCAGGACTCTGGTCGTGGAACCTTCTTCCACCGTCACGCCGTTCTGCATAACCAAAACGATGCGAGTACTTATATTCCACTCTCACAGATCCATGCTGGCCAAGGCACGTTTGAAGTCTTTGACTCAGTATTGTCAGAAGAGGCGGTATTGGCGTTCGAATACGGCTATGCGACAGCGGAGCCTAGCGGTTTGACTTTGTGGGAAGCACAGTTTGGTGATTTTGCTAACGGTGCGCAGGTGGTTATTGACCAGTTCATCTCCTCTGGTGAACAGAAGTGGGGTCGTCTATGTGGCCTGACTATGCTGTTGCCACACGGTTATGAAGGTCAAGGCCCTGAGCACTCCTCTGCACGTTTAGAGCGTTACTTGCAGCTGTGTGCTGAGCAAAACATGCAGGTGGTTGTTCCGTCTACCCCTGCTCAGGTTTACCACATGATTCGTCGTCAAGTGGTTCGCCCAATGCGCCGCCCTCTGGTGGTAATGTCTCCTAAGTCGCTGCTGCGTCATCCACTGTGTGTCTCCAGTATGGAAGATTTAGCCCAAGGTACTTTCCAACCAGCGATTGGTGAAATCGATGCGCTGAATCCGGCGCAAGTCAAACGTGTTGTGTTCTGTTCGGGTAAGGTTTATTACGATCTTCTTGAACAGCGCCGTGCGAATGAACAGCAAGACGTGGCGATTGTTCGTATCGAACAGTTGTACCCATTCCCTCTGGAAGAAGTACAAGCGGCCATTGCAAATTACACCAATGTGGTGGATTACGTCTGGTGTCAGGAAGAACCGCAAAACCAAGGTGCTTGGTACAGTAGCCAACATAACTTCCGCGCTGCGATTCCAGCGGGTGCTGATCTGAAATATGCAGGTCGTCCCGCTTCGGCATCTCCTGCGGTCGGCTATATGTCGGTGCACATGAAACAACAAAAAGCGTTGATTGAAGACGCTCTGACCCTAGCGTAA
- the odhB gene encoding 2-oxoglutarate dehydrogenase complex dihydrolipoyllysine-residue succinyltransferase, producing MTIEILVPDLPESVADATVAMWHKKPGDMVARDEVIVEIETDKVVLEVPAPDAGVLEAILEQEGATVLSKQLLARLKPGAVAGEPTQDTPDATEPSPDKRHKASLTEESNDALSPAVRRLLAEHNLEASQVKGSGVGGRITREDIEAHLAANKAKPAAKAEAPVAALAPVVGRSEKRVPMTRLRKRIAERLLEAKNNTAMLTTFNEVNMKPIMDMRKQYQDVFEKRHGIRLGFMSFYVKAVTEALKRYPEVNASIDGDDLVYHNYFDVSIAVSTPRGLVTPVLKNCDTLSLAQIEKGIKELAEKGRDGKLTVDELTGGNFTITNGGVFGSLMSTPIINPPQAAILGMHKIQDRAMVVDGKIEILPMMYLALSYDHRSIDGRESVGFLVTVKELLEDPARLLLDV from the coding sequence ATGACCATTGAAATTCTGGTTCCAGATTTGCCTGAATCAGTTGCGGATGCCACGGTTGCGATGTGGCATAAAAAGCCGGGTGACATGGTTGCTCGCGATGAAGTGATCGTTGAAATTGAAACTGACAAAGTGGTGCTGGAAGTTCCAGCACCCGATGCAGGTGTTCTGGAAGCTATTTTGGAACAAGAAGGTGCGACAGTGCTTTCTAAACAACTGCTGGCACGTTTGAAGCCAGGCGCTGTAGCGGGTGAACCAACCCAAGACACTCCAGATGCTACTGAGCCATCACCAGATAAACGCCATAAAGCATCACTAACTGAAGAAAGCAATGATGCGCTAAGCCCTGCGGTTCGTCGCCTGCTTGCTGAACATAACTTGGAAGCAAGCCAAGTTAAAGGTTCTGGTGTGGGTGGTCGTATTACCCGCGAAGACATCGAAGCTCACTTAGCCGCGAACAAAGCCAAACCAGCTGCGAAAGCTGAAGCCCCTGTCGCAGCGCTGGCTCCTGTCGTCGGTCGCAGTGAAAAGCGCGTGCCAATGACACGTCTGCGTAAGCGTATCGCTGAGCGTCTGTTGGAAGCGAAAAATAACACGGCTATGCTGACGACGTTTAATGAAGTGAACATGAAACCTATCATGGACATGCGTAAGCAATACCAAGATGTGTTCGAAAAACGTCATGGTATCCGTCTGGGCTTTATGTCGTTCTACGTGAAAGCCGTCACTGAAGCGCTGAAGCGTTACCCAGAAGTGAACGCGTCTATCGATGGTGATGATCTGGTTTACCACAACTACTTTGATGTGAGCATTGCCGTATCAACCCCACGTGGTCTGGTTACTCCAGTACTGAAAAACTGCGATACCTTGAGTTTGGCGCAAATTGAAAAAGGCATCAAAGAGCTAGCAGAAAAAGGTCGTGACGGTAAATTGACCGTAGACGAACTGACTGGCGGTAACTTTACCATCACCAACGGTGGTGTGTTTGGTTCACTGATGTCAACGCCTATCATTAACCCGCCACAAGCGGCGATTCTGGGTATGCATAAGATCCAAGACCGCGCCATGGTGGTGGATGGCAAGATTGAAATCCTGCCAATGATGTATCTAGCGCTGTCTTATGACCACCGTTCAATCGATGGTCGTGAGTCGGTTGGTTTCCTAGTGACCGTTAAAGAGTTGCTAGAAGATCCAGCCCGTCTGCTGCTCGATGTTTAA
- a CDS encoding succinate dehydrogenase iron-sulfur subunit gives MKLNFSLYRYNPDVDNKPYMKDYLLEVEEGSDMMVLDALILLKEQDPSIAFRRSCREGVCGSDGLNMNGKNGLACITPLSALKGDKIVIRPLPGLPVVRDLIVDMTQFYDNYAKVKPFLIADDALPPSRENLQSPEERAHLDGLYECIMCACCTTSCPSFWWNPDKFIGPAGLLAAYRWLIDSRDTATDERLSNLDDAFSVFRCHGIMNCVSVCPKGLNPTKAIGHIKSMLINRSV, from the coding sequence ATGAAACTCAACTTCTCTTTATATCGCTATAATCCGGATGTCGATAACAAACCTTACATGAAAGACTATCTTCTTGAGGTAGAAGAAGGGTCTGACATGATGGTATTGGATGCTTTGATTCTGCTCAAAGAGCAAGATCCAAGTATTGCTTTTCGCCGCTCATGTCGCGAAGGTGTTTGTGGTTCTGACGGTCTGAATATGAATGGTAAGAATGGTCTGGCTTGTATCACGCCTTTGTCTGCGTTAAAAGGTGACAAAATTGTGATTCGTCCACTGCCAGGATTACCTGTTGTTCGTGACTTGATTGTCGACATGACTCAGTTTTACGATAACTATGCGAAAGTTAAGCCTTTCTTGATTGCAGATGATGCATTACCCCCTTCAAGAGAGAACTTGCAATCCCCAGAGGAACGGGCGCATTTGGATGGTCTGTACGAGTGTATTATGTGCGCTTGCTGTACCACTTCCTGTCCTTCATTCTGGTGGAATCCGGATAAATTTATCGGACCTGCAGGTTTGTTGGCTGCTTATCGTTGGTTGATTGATAGCCGTGATACCGCGACAGATGAACGCTTATCGAATCTTGATGATGCGTTTAGCGTTTTTCGTTGCCACGGCATCATGAACTGTGTCAGTGTTTGTCCGAAAGGATTAAACCCAACGAAAGCCATTGGACATATTAAGTCCATGTTGATCAATCGTTCAGTTTAA
- the sdhC gene encoding succinate dehydrogenase cytochrome b556 subunit, with amino-acid sequence MSKPVKERKSRPVNLDLQTIRFPISAIASILHRVSGVITFVAVGILLWLLSLSLSSPVGFMEASNIVDSFFVKFVLWGILTALAYHIAGGIRHLLMDLGHFEELESGAASAKVAFAATVVLSLLAGVLVW; translated from the coding sequence GTGAGCAAGCCCGTGAAAGAAAGAAAGTCAAGACCTGTTAATTTAGATTTGCAGACCATTCGCTTTCCGATCTCAGCAATCGCATCCATCCTCCACCGTGTGTCGGGGGTGATTACGTTTGTTGCGGTTGGGATTTTGCTTTGGTTGTTATCCCTCTCTCTCTCCTCACCTGTCGGATTTATGGAAGCGAGCAACATTGTTGACAGCTTTTTCGTGAAATTCGTGTTGTGGGGAATTCTAACTGCTCTGGCCTACCACATTGCTGGTGGGATTCGTCATTTATTGATGGATCTTGGTCACTTTGAAGAGCTGGAATCCGGTGCCGCGAGCGCCAAAGTAGCTTTTGCCGCTACGGTTGTATTGTCTCTACTGGCGGGGGTTCTGGTATGGTAA